In the Synechococcales cyanobacterium T60_A2020_003 genome, one interval contains:
- a CDS encoding SpoIID/LytB domain-containing protein: RAYRGRLLLIADGGQLWAVNFVNMQTYLYSVVGSEVSASWNVEALKAQAVAARSYALTYYFRPINSIYHLGATEYYQVYKGISAEDDRIKRAVDATAGQFVSYQGGIVESLYAASDDIVMDAFQGAGMSQLGALDLANQGVGYTQILTNYYPGTNLGQLVLDQH; the protein is encoded by the coding sequence ATCGCGCCTATCGTGGACGACTGCTGCTGATTGCCGACGGGGGCCAACTTTGGGCGGTGAACTTTGTGAATATGCAAACCTACCTCTACAGCGTTGTCGGCAGCGAAGTTTCGGCGAGTTGGAATGTCGAAGCGCTCAAAGCCCAAGCGGTTGCTGCCCGCTCCTATGCCTTGACCTACTATTTTCGCCCCATCAACTCCATTTATCACCTCGGCGCAACGGAGTACTACCAGGTTTATAAAGGCATTTCGGCGGAAGATGACCGGATCAAGCGAGCCGTGGATGCCACTGCCGGGCAGTTTGTAAGCTATCAGGGGGGTATTGTTGAGTCGCTGTATGCCGCCTCGGACGATATTGTCATGGATGCCTTCCAAGGGGCTGGGATGAGCCAACTGGGGGCGCTCGATCTTGCCAATCAAGGGGTAGGCTACACGCAAATTTTGACGAACTATTATCCAGGAACAAACCTAGGACAGTTGGTGCTTGACCAGCATTAA